The following proteins are co-located in the Diaphorobacter sp. HDW4B genome:
- a CDS encoding DUF3460 family protein, translating into MSFFRRPDYQSDTTQFINKLKEQKPELDKQQQFGRSLLWDKEIDRDVQKEYSEGRVAQKPYVYQTNS; encoded by the coding sequence ATGTCCTTCTTCCGTCGCCCCGACTACCAATCCGATACCACGCAGTTCATCAACAAGCTCAAGGAACAGAAGCCCGAGCTGGACAAGCAGCAGCAATTCGGCCGCTCGCTGCTGTGGGACAAGGAAATCGACCGCGACGTCCAGAAGGAATACAGCGAAGGCCGCGTCGCGCAGAAGCCTTACGTCTACCAGACCAACTCCTGA